ACGCCGCAGGAAGCTCTTCGAGCGAGTCGGCCTTCACGAGCGTATCGCCACCGTCGCTTTCGACTGCATCGTCGAACATCTTCTTCGCATCGTCGGTCGTGCCGAAGTACGTGTCGAAGATGTTCTGGTCGAATACCACGTAGTTGGCGATGTTCTGCTTGCCGGGGATGCACTGGAGTACGAGGTTGTCATCGGTGAGATTCTCGCGGGAATAGCGCTGGCACTGCTCGTTCACCCAGAGCACCGGACCGCCCGCGGCGATGCCGAAGTAGCCGTTCACGGGGTTCTGCGAGTCGTTGTGGAAGTCGATCGGGGGAAGTGCCGGGATATTGTAGAGGATCGACTGGCACGAGTCGGGCATGAAGTCCTTCGCGCCCACGGCCATTGCCATGGTGTACGCGTCGCCTGCGGCATTCGGGGAGCCCACGACGAAGAGGTGCTCGATATCCCAACCCTGCTTCTCGATGAGGTCGGGGTTGCCTCCGAAGCCGCCCGTTGCGAACACGACGGCTCTCGCGTTGTACTGGGTGGTGCCGTCGGGGCCGTCGGCGTAGGCGCCGGCCACTTTGCCGTCCTGCATGATGAGCTGGGTGGCGGCGGTGCTCAAATGCACCTCGACGCCCAGATCGTCGATGCGCTTGATCATGGGCTCGACGTAGCCGACCGCGGCTTTGCCGTCTTTGAACCAATGGAACGTGGGATGCAGGCCGCCGTAGTAGTCGTCGATCGTACCGCTGTATTCGACGCCCTGGTCAAGGCACCAGTCGATGTTCTCTGCCGATTTGTTGCACAGGTCGAGCCAGAACGCCGCATTCTGGCGGTGCTGTCCGCGTACGAGCTCGTCTTCCACGATTTCGGCGGCGGTTACGTGAATTCCCTGCTCTTCGGCCATCGACGAATTGATGGCGAACATGCCTTCGACGAAACTCGCATTGCCGCCGAGCTGGCTGTTCTTCTCGATGAGAATGAAGTTCGTGCCGTCGAGCGCTGCCTGAACGGCGCAGGCAAGCCCGCTTCCGCCACCGCCGACGATGAGCAGATCGGTGTCGTAGGTTTTATCGATCTGAGTGGGCGCGGCGGGCGCCTCGGGCGTGGTCGTCGAACCCGACGAATCCGTCGATCCCGCGTCCGTATTCGAGTTCGAACCCGTTCCCGTCGCCGCCTGATCCTGCGGGCTGCACCCGGCGAGCGCGCCGACTGCGGCAACTGCGCCGACGCCGGCAACGCCGGTCAAGAAGGCGCGGCGTGAGATGCCGCTTCGCTTCTCGGAGCAGGTAACGGGTTCCTCTTCGATGTGCTTAGTGTTGTCCATGGTTTCTTCCTCCCTCAACATTGGTCCACTTCCTTTCCAGAATGGATTGCCGTTGCAGCTTTCCATTCTTCCACCCGCCCGTTGAGAACGGATGACCGTGCGGTTTCAAGTCGATGATCGCGTTAACCATTGGATTGCAGATCGGCAACCTGATCCCTAAAAGGAAGTCTGCCTCGTTGCGGTATCATGGTCTTCCCCAGCAGCGGGGGAAGAGGCCGAAAACGTCCGTTTCCCCCGACTCGGGGGAGGACGGATGTTCCCGTTTTGCTACGCTGGGCTTAGCGAGCGCGCGCAGGAAAGCCGACGGCAGGGCGGAGCGCACCCGTATCGTGTCTTGCTGGCCTTCGATTTGCAGGAGCACCGAGTGCCCTCAAGCGGCAGAGAGATGGATGTCTGGCATGAAAGCCAATTCCCTTATCAACGAGCAGTCGGAACGCACGCGCGTCGTGCAGCGGCTGTATGCGAGCATCGCGGCGCACCCCGCGCTGCTTGTTGCGCTCATGCTGTATTGGACGTGGGTGAACATGGCGTTTCAGAGCCCGCTGTTCTTTCCTTCGGTCGAGCTCGATTCAGGATGGCTGTTTCCTTCGTGGGTGGGGCCGGTCAGTCTGAGCGCTGTCACCTATCTGGTCCTCGGCATGTGGTTCAAGCGCGTCAACTTCTTGTTCGGAAAGCGCTGGTACATCGGGGCGGTTGCCGGGTGCATGGCGGCGGGCGCCCTGCTGTGCTTCGTGTGGATCAACGGGTACGGCGCATCGCTCGATACGCCTCTGGCCTGCGCGTTCTACGGAGCCGGATCGCTCGGTGTCGGGCTCGGAACGGCGTGTCTGCTTCTCGAATGGGGCAGGGTGTTCGGATACTTCGGACCTCAGGAGGTCCTGTTTCACGGGATTGTCGCCATGCTCGCATCGGCCCTCATCGTATGCGCGCTCGCGTTTCTCCCCACGATTATCGGGCAGCTTCTGTTCGTTGCCATACCCGTGCCGCTTGCCATCGGATTCTACCGGGTGATGCGACGCCTTCCTAAAAAGACACTGCTCGAGCACGGCCTCGAAGCCGAGCTCAACGTGCCCTACAAGTTTCTCGTAACGGCGCTTTTGCACGGACTCGCGCTCGGCGTTCTTCTCGGCAGCGCGATTGAACAAGGGGGAAGCTCAGAGGCAGTGCTAATCAATGCGCTTTCGTTCGTGGTTGCGGCGCTTCTACTGTTTTTGTCGGCCATCTTCGTCAAGATGGATTTCAACCATTTGATCTACCAGGTTGGATTCGGAATCATGGCAACAGGGGCTCTGCTCATCGCCATAGTGCAGCCTTTTCCGGCGATCGGGGAGTCGTTTCAACTCGTGGGTTTCTGCTTCGTGCACCTGGTGATGTGGGGCCTGTGCTCGTATCTTACGAAGAACTTCGATCTTCCGGCAACGTGGGTGGTCGCGTGGCCGACATGCTGCCTTATGCTCGGCCAGCTGGTCGGCGGAACGGCGACGAGCGTCCTCGTCCAGCAGCCGGATTCGGCGTACTGGATTCAGATTACAGCTATGATCGTCTGCTTCGTCATGCTCATGGCAGCGCTTTTCATGATGAGCAACCGGAACCTGACGACAGGGTGGGGGATCGCACGTCCCGCGAGCGCGGTCAGCACCGATCGCGCCCTCGAAAGCGTGGCACGGCTGCTGACTGTCGAAAACAATCTGACGCCGCGCGAATCGGAGATCATCGCTTTGCTTGCGCGTGGCAGGAACCGCAAGTTCATCAGCGAAGAGCTCGTGGTTTCGGAAGAGACGATCAAAAGCCACGTATACAGCATCTACCGCAAGCTCGGCATCCATTCGCAGCAGGAGCTGCTCGATCTGGTCGAAGTGCGCGCGGGTACGGTTCGGGAAGATCCCGTGAAGCCGGTGTTCGAATCCGAGGTGCCGTAAAAAACGCCCGGAAGCGATATGCTTCCGGGCGCTGTTCGAGCTGAGGCGAGTTGCACGCTCGCTGTGTTTACTCTTCGGTCTGCTTCAAGAGACCATAACCGCCGTCGTCGCGACGGTACAACACGTTTACGAGATTGGAGTCGCGATCGGTATAGGCGAAGAAATCGTGGCCCAGAAGATCGATCTTCACGAGCGCCTCTTCTTCGGTCAGCGGCTCGAACTCGATTTCCTTCACGCGCACGACCTCGTCGTCGGCAAGCTCTTCCATGAGCTCATCGAGGCTCGCGCCTGTTGCGGGAATGGCGTCGGGTGCTGCTTTCTCCGCTCCGGCGCGGACTTTGCGGTCGACGACGCGGGTCTTGTATTTACGCAGTTGGCGAACTACCTTAGCAGCGGCGACGTCGATGGCCGCGTACATGTCCTCTTCGCTTTCTTCGACGCGGATGATGTGGCCTTTGGTGCGCAGGGTGACTTCGCATACGGCAGGACGCGGATTCGCCGGGTTCTTCTCGACGAACAGCACTACTTCGGCAACGAGGGGATCGATGTCCATGACTTTCATGGAGTTCCCGATTTTTTCTTCGGCATACTGGCGCAGTGCTTCGGTTACAGGCATTTTGCGTCCGGTGACGGTAATGCTCATGGCAATCACCTCTTACGATCGTGGCTAATAAAAAACAGCTTGGTCAGGGCGTTTTCGGGCCGTGCAGCGACGCACGTGATCGACGCAAACCCAAACCCGACTCCTTCCGTCAAGCTGATACGAACAGGATACCGCATAGTTGTCCGATTTTGCCCACGTGCACCGAAACCAGTTGAAAAATTGTAAACACTTTATCGAGATCGAAAGCATGCTGGGCATTACGCGATAGTATACTTTTTGCGAATGATTCAGCATCGTGCAACGGTGCAGGCGACAACGGGGAGACGCATGACGAAACAAGAAGCCGGAAAAGACTCGCTCTTCATCCAGGAAGTGGCGGGCCATCAGACGCTGTACAAAAAGGTAATCCAGATATTCCATTCGTCCACGAAAGCGGCTGCGTTCATGCTCATCGCCGCTATCATCTCTCTCATCGTGGCGAATACGGCGTTCTACGACCAGTTCTACGCGTTCTGGCACACCGAAGTGGGCTTTTTCTTCGGCGAGGCGAAAGCCGAAATGTCGCTTGCGCACATCATCAACGATATCTTTATGGCGGTGTTCTTCCTGCTCGTCGGGCTCGAGATCAAATACGAGATGACGGTCGGCGAACTTACGAACATCCGCCAGGCGCTTCTGCCCATCGTGGCGGCGTTCGGCGGCGTGTTCTTCCCGATCGTCATCTACCTTATCTTCAACGCGACGAACCCCGAGACGGCGCATGGCTGGGGCGTGCCGACGGCAACCGACATCGCGTTCGCGCTCGGCATCATGGCGCTGCTCGGCAACCGCGTACCCAACGGCATCCGCGTGTTCTTGAGCACGCTCGCCGTGGCCGATGACATCATCGCCATCCTCGTGATCGCCATCTTCTACGGGCAGAGCCCCTCGGCCTTCTGGCTCATTGCCGCTGCTGTGGTGTTCGTGGCGCTCATCGTCATGAACCGCAGGCACATCTATTCGCTCACTCCCTACATTCTCATGGGAATCGTACTGTGGTACTGCGTGTTCATGTCGGGCGTGCATTCGACTATCGCGGGCGTGCTGCTCGCCTTCGCGATTCCCTCGGGTTCGCGCGTGAATCTTAAGAGCTTCGCTTCGTGGTCGGGCAAGCGCGTCAAAGAGGCGAGCGAGCTCTACGAGCCGAATGATCCGGTCATCGGTCAGAAGGACTACATCACCGCTGTGGCGAAGCTGAGCTTGGTTGCCAAGCAGGTGGTTCCGCCTGCGACACGACTTGAAAACACGCTGTATCCCTGGGTATACTTCGCCATTCTGCCGCTGTTTGCGCTCACGAATGCCGACGTGTCGTTTGTAGACGGAAGCCTTGGCAACATATTTGCCGATCCTGCGCTCTACGGCGTGTTCTTCGGTCTCTTGCTTGGCAAGCCGATCGGCATTATGCTGTTCAGCTTCATTATCGTGAAGACAAAACTTGCATCGTTGCCCGACCATTCTAACTGGGGTCATATGCTCGGCGCGGGCATTTTAGGCGGCGTTGGCTTCACCATGGCGATCTTCGTTGCGAATCTCGCGTTCGACGATCCTGCCATCGTGACCACGGCGAAGCTCGCCATTCTGTCCGCTTCGCTGATTGCGGGCGTCGTGGGCTTTTTGGTTCTGTTCGTGCAGGCTAACGCAGCCCGGAAGAAGGGCGTGGCCTACATCGCCGCGTCGAAGGACAATATGCCCCAGCAGGCTTCCGATAAAGAGTACGTCGAAGCGAGCCGCCGCATGCTCGATGAGATCGAAAGCCCGCTGCTCAAAGAGGAGATCGAAGCAGCGCAGCGCGAGGGCGACGGTTTTGCTGAAATCGTCGTTGACCTCGGGGCCGACGAGCAGCGAAGCGACAAGACGGCAGCCGAGGGGAAGCCGGATCCCGATAGGGACGGCGATTCGCGGTAAGCGATAGCGGCGCATGCGCTTGCATGCGCCTGCGTGATGCAGCAGATCGGTAACGGGCGGGCGTCGGCCAAGGGGCTCGGCGCTCGGCGCATCAACGCGGCGAATACCTGAATTTGCTATCGGGTTACGAATGCAAGCATTGCTTGCGCTATACTGATTTCCGCTATGGGCAAGCAAGCGCGCAGGGGATCTGCGGCGCGCCCTTGCCGGCGCCCTGTTGTTGCTGATGGAGGTTTGACAAGATGGAAAGTCGTGCTATCGTCCTTGCCGCCGGAGCCGGCACCCGCATGAAGTCCGAAAAGCCCAAAGTAGCCCACGAGCTGTTGGGCAAGCCGCTCGTCAACTGGGTTATCGATGCGGCACGGCAGGCGGGCATCGGTGAGGTCGTAAGCGTGGTCGGTCATCTGCGCGAGCAGGTGATTCCCCTTGTCGAGGAGGATACGCGCGTAGTCGTCCAGCCCGAACGCAGGGGAACGGCCGACGCGGTAGCCGTATGCCGCGAGGCGCTTGCCGGTTTCGACGGCTCGCTTGTCGTGCTGTCGGGAGATAGCCCGCTCATCACCCCCGACACCATCCGCGCGCTCATTGAGGTACGCGAGAGGTCCTGTGCGGCGGTCGTCGTGCTGACGATGGAGCTCGATGATCCGACTGGCTACGGCCGCATCGTGCGTGGCGAAGACGGCGGCGTCGAGCGCATCGTCGAGCAGAAGGACTGCTCGACGGAGCAAGCCGCTCTCACCGAATGCAACTCGGGGTTCTACTGCTTCGACGCCAAGGCGCTGTTCTCGGCGCTCGAACAGGTTACATCAGACAATGCGCAAAACGAGTTCTACTTGACCGACGTGCTCGAAATATGCCGCTCTGACGGCAGGGTGGTTTCGGCGCTTATCACCGAAGATCCCTCCGAGTGCCTTGGCATCAACTCGCGCATCCAGCTCGCCGATGCGACTAAGCAGATGCAGCGGCGCATCAACGAGCATCATATGGCCGAAGGCGTGACGATGACCGATCCCGAGCTTGTGTGGATCGGGCCCGATGCCGTGCTCGGGCGCGATGTCGAGCTTTTGCCGATGACGTTTCTCTACGGTCGAACCATCGTTGCCAACAACACGGTAATCGGCCCGAACTCGCGCTTGACCGATACGGTTGTGGGCGAGGGATGTTCGATCGACGAGACTGTGGCCATAGAGGCGCGCATCGATGCGAACGTCACCTGCGGCCCCCGAGCGTATCTGCGCCCCGGCGCGCATATGTGCGAAGGCTCGAAAGCGGGTACGCACGTGGAGATCAAGAAATCGACGATCGGCAAAGGCTCGAAGGTGCCGCACTTGAGCTATATCGGCGATACGGAGATGGGTGAGGGCGTGAATATCGGTGCCGGGTCGATCACCTGCAACTACGACGGCACGAACAAGTTCACGACTATCATCGAAGACGATGTTTTCGTCGGCTCCGATACGATGCTCGTCGCACCGGTAACCGTCGGCGCGGGCGCGGTCATCGGTGCGGGGTCGGTTATCACCCACGACGTCTCGCCCGACGCGCTCGCGCTCGAGCGTTCCAAGCAGGTCGAGATAGCCGATTGGAAGCAGCGGCGGCACAACGCCTCGAAGTGACGCCGAAGGTGAAGATACCACGGTCGTTAGCCGTTGTTGCGGTTTCGCAGGGCGGCGAGCGGATACAATACGAATCGATCGAATACGAACGAGAGGCAAAAGGAGCGCGTCGATGACCGAAATGCAGAAGAGCATGGCCGTTTTTTCCGGTTCGGTAAACCCTGAACTAGCCGAGCAGATAGCAGCCGAGCTGAACATCAACCTCGGCCACGTGAAGCTCGAGAAGTTCTCCAACGGCGAAATCTATGCGCGCTATCTGGAGAGCGTCCGCGGGGCCGACGTGTTCATCGTGCAGTCGGTTGCCGGCGTACAGGTGAACGATGCGCTCATGGAGCTTCTCATCATGACCGATGCCGCCAAGCGCGCTTCTGCCCGCACGGTCACGGCTGTCATCTCGCATTACGGCTATTCGCGCCAAGATCGTAAAGCGGCTGCGCGCGAGCCCATCACAGCTAAGCTCGTCGCGAATCTCATGACGGTGGCGGGGGTCGACCGCACGATCACCATCGACCTGCATCAGGGCCAGATCCAGGGCTTCTTCGATACCCCCGTGAACCATCTTACGGCGCTTCCCATCCTTGCCGACTACTTCAAAGCGAAGAACCTCGATATGGACCGTCTGTGCATCGTGAGCCCCGACGTGGGCCGTGCGAAGGCTGCTAAGAAGCTTTCCGACATCATGGAGGCCGATCTCGCTATTATGCACAAGGGACGCCCTGGCCATAATCAGGCCGAGATCACGGCGCTCATCGGCGATGTGCAGGACAAGATCTGCATCATCAACGACGACATGATCGATACGGGCGGCACGCTCGTTGCGGCGGTGTCAACCTTGAAGGCGAAGGGCGCCGATACCGTATACGTGTG
Above is a genomic segment from Raoultibacter phocaeensis containing:
- a CDS encoding FAD-dependent oxidoreductase, which translates into the protein MDNTKHIEEEPVTCSEKRSGISRRAFLTGVAGVGAVAAVGALAGCSPQDQAATGTGSNSNTDAGSTDSSGSTTTPEAPAAPTQIDKTYDTDLLIVGGGGSGLACAVQAALDGTNFILIEKNSQLGGNASFVEGMFAINSSMAEEQGIHVTAAEIVEDELVRGQHRQNAAFWLDLCNKSAENIDWCLDQGVEYSGTIDDYYGGLHPTFHWFKDGKAAVGYVEPMIKRIDDLGVEVHLSTAATQLIMQDGKVAGAYADGPDGTTQYNARAVVFATGGFGGNPDLIEKQGWDIEHLFVVGSPNAAGDAYTMAMAVGAKDFMPDSCQSILYNIPALPPIDFHNDSQNPVNGYFGIAAGGPVLWVNEQCQRYSRENLTDDNLVLQCIPGKQNIANYVVFDQNIFDTYFGTTDDAKKMFDDAVESDGGDTLVKADSLEELPAAFDLDKDAFMATVDRYNELCELGTDEDLGKSPEDMIAIETGPFYMAKLGYSYFFECGGVTTDIERRVLDDNHDPIPGLYAIGNDGNMNYRHVYTINMPGTAFGNQVNSGREAAQNAKTYLAG
- a CDS encoding response regulator transcription factor, producing the protein MKANSLINEQSERTRVVQRLYASIAAHPALLVALMLYWTWVNMAFQSPLFFPSVELDSGWLFPSWVGPVSLSAVTYLVLGMWFKRVNFLFGKRWYIGAVAGCMAAGALLCFVWINGYGASLDTPLACAFYGAGSLGVGLGTACLLLEWGRVFGYFGPQEVLFHGIVAMLASALIVCALAFLPTIIGQLLFVAIPVPLAIGFYRVMRRLPKKTLLEHGLEAELNVPYKFLVTALLHGLALGVLLGSAIEQGGSSEAVLINALSFVVAALLLFLSAIFVKMDFNHLIYQVGFGIMATGALLIAIVQPFPAIGESFQLVGFCFVHLVMWGLCSYLTKNFDLPATWVVAWPTCCLMLGQLVGGTATSVLVQQPDSAYWIQITAMIVCFVMLMAALFMMSNRNLTTGWGIARPASAVSTDRALESVARLLTVENNLTPRESEIIALLARGRNRKFISEELVVSEETIKSHVYSIYRKLGIHSQQELLDLVEVRAGTVREDPVKPVFESEVP
- the hpf gene encoding ribosome hibernation-promoting factor, HPF/YfiA family gives rise to the protein MSITVTGRKMPVTEALRQYAEEKIGNSMKVMDIDPLVAEVVLFVEKNPANPRPAVCEVTLRTKGHIIRVEESEEDMYAAIDVAAAKVVRQLRKYKTRVVDRKVRAGAEKAAPDAIPATGASLDELMEELADDEVVRVKEIEFEPLTEEEALVKIDLLGHDFFAYTDRDSNLVNVLYRRDDGGYGLLKQTEE
- the nhaA gene encoding Na+/H+ antiporter NhaA — translated: MTKQEAGKDSLFIQEVAGHQTLYKKVIQIFHSSTKAAAFMLIAAIISLIVANTAFYDQFYAFWHTEVGFFFGEAKAEMSLAHIINDIFMAVFFLLVGLEIKYEMTVGELTNIRQALLPIVAAFGGVFFPIVIYLIFNATNPETAHGWGVPTATDIAFALGIMALLGNRVPNGIRVFLSTLAVADDIIAILVIAIFYGQSPSAFWLIAAAVVFVALIVMNRRHIYSLTPYILMGIVLWYCVFMSGVHSTIAGVLLAFAIPSGSRVNLKSFASWSGKRVKEASELYEPNDPVIGQKDYITAVAKLSLVAKQVVPPATRLENTLYPWVYFAILPLFALTNADVSFVDGSLGNIFADPALYGVFFGLLLGKPIGIMLFSFIIVKTKLASLPDHSNWGHMLGAGILGGVGFTMAIFVANLAFDDPAIVTTAKLAILSASLIAGVVGFLVLFVQANAARKKGVAYIAASKDNMPQQASDKEYVEASRRMLDEIESPLLKEEIEAAQREGDGFAEIVVDLGADEQRSDKTAAEGKPDPDRDGDSR
- the glmU gene encoding bifunctional UDP-N-acetylglucosamine diphosphorylase/glucosamine-1-phosphate N-acetyltransferase GlmU encodes the protein MESRAIVLAAGAGTRMKSEKPKVAHELLGKPLVNWVIDAARQAGIGEVVSVVGHLREQVIPLVEEDTRVVVQPERRGTADAVAVCREALAGFDGSLVVLSGDSPLITPDTIRALIEVRERSCAAVVVLTMELDDPTGYGRIVRGEDGGVERIVEQKDCSTEQAALTECNSGFYCFDAKALFSALEQVTSDNAQNEFYLTDVLEICRSDGRVVSALITEDPSECLGINSRIQLADATKQMQRRINEHHMAEGVTMTDPELVWIGPDAVLGRDVELLPMTFLYGRTIVANNTVIGPNSRLTDTVVGEGCSIDETVAIEARIDANVTCGPRAYLRPGAHMCEGSKAGTHVEIKKSTIGKGSKVPHLSYIGDTEMGEGVNIGAGSITCNYDGTNKFTTIIEDDVFVGSDTMLVAPVTVGAGAVIGAGSVITHDVSPDALALERSKQVEIADWKQRRHNASK
- a CDS encoding ribose-phosphate diphosphokinase, which encodes MTEMQKSMAVFSGSVNPELAEQIAAELNINLGHVKLEKFSNGEIYARYLESVRGADVFIVQSVAGVQVNDALMELLIMTDAAKRASARTVTAVISHYGYSRQDRKAAAREPITAKLVANLMTVAGVDRTITIDLHQGQIQGFFDTPVNHLTALPILADYFKAKNLDMDRLCIVSPDVGRAKAAKKLSDIMEADLAIMHKGRPGHNQAEITALIGDVQDKICIINDDMIDTGGTLVAAVSTLKAKGADTVYVCATHPIFSGPAYERLENSEIEEVVVCNTIPVPQEHQTGKIKVVTVAPLLARAIANVYSNGSVSDLFDPDFAL